In Actinomyces sp. zg-332, the following proteins share a genomic window:
- a CDS encoding ABC transporter ATP-binding protein, which yields MSDVWKKTNNDSISENEIEQRRSSLQSSDVKSFEFNITEETIANSALCIKNLSKNFSGTYAVNNVSLVVPKGSFYGLVGPNGAGKTTTIAMIARLLKPNSGEIYIQGKDLSTDEDEIRNLIGVMPDGMRLFDRLTGLELLTYNGLLRGLPKDEIVERANELLKILDLDKENKKLVSDYSAGMTKKITLACAMIHAPSLLILDEPFEAVDPVSAKKIQLLLKQYIDNGGTIIFSSHVMATVEQLCTHVAIMNKGKVITAGSVEEVSDGISLEQRFIDSVGSSIEVEELNWLQH from the coding sequence ATGAGTGATGTATGGAAAAAAACAAATAATGATAGTATTTCTGAAAATGAAATCGAACAACGCCGCAGTAGTCTACAATCAAGTGATGTAAAGAGTTTTGAATTTAACATTACTGAAGAAACTATTGCTAACAGTGCTTTATGCATAAAGAACTTGAGTAAAAATTTCTCAGGTACATACGCTGTAAACAATGTCTCCCTAGTTGTGCCTAAGGGAAGCTTTTATGGGCTTGTTGGACCCAACGGTGCTGGTAAAACTACCACAATTGCTATGATTGCAAGGCTTTTGAAACCAAATAGTGGTGAAATTTATATTCAAGGTAAAGATTTATCAACTGATGAAGATGAAATTCGTAACTTAATTGGTGTAATGCCAGATGGTATGCGTCTTTTTGACCGTTTAACTGGTTTAGAATTGCTTACTTATAACGGTTTGCTTCGTGGATTACCTAAAGATGAAATTGTTGAGCGTGCAAATGAACTTTTGAAAATTCTAGACCTAGACAAAGAAAATAAAAAGCTAGTTAGTGATTATTCTGCTGGTATGACCAAGAAAATTACTTTAGCCTGTGCGATGATTCATGCCCCTAGCTTACTAATTTTGGATGAGCCTTTCGAAGCAGTGGACCCAGTATCAGCTAAGAAAATTCAGTTACTTCTAAAACAGTATATTGACAATGGAGGAACTATTATTTTCTCAAGCCACGTAATGGCAACTGTTGAACAACTGTGTACTCACGTTGCAATTATGAATAAAGGTAAAGTAATTACAGCTGGTTCAGTTGAAGAAGTCTCTGATGGTATTAGCCTTGAACAGCGTTTCATTGATTCTGTTGGTTCTAGCATTGAAGTAGAGGAACTAAATTGGTTACAACACTAA
- a CDS encoding HU family DNA-binding protein, whose protein sequence is MNRSELVAAIAERAGLTKSQADAALTGFADVLTDALCKGETIRLTGILTAERVERAARVGRNPRTGEQMQIAAGYGVKISAGLTLKKAVANS, encoded by the coding sequence ATGAACCGCTCAGAACTAGTTGCAGCAATTGCTGAACGTGCAGGCCTAACAAAATCACAGGCAGATGCCGCTTTGACAGGTTTTGCAGATGTTTTGACAGATGCTTTGTGCAAAGGCGAAACAATCCGTTTGACAGGTATTTTGACAGCAGAACGCGTTGAACGTGCTGCACGTGTTGGTCGTAACCCACGTACAGGCGAACAGATGCAGATTGCTGCAGGCTATGGTGTAAAAATTTCAGCTGGTCTAACTTTGAAGAAAGCTGTTGCAAATAGCTAA
- a CDS encoding anchored repeat-type ABC transporter permease subunit has protein sequence MISFIDFLQDLCNPILSFLPKALLAAVIASVVCGVVGNHVVLRGMSFIGDAVAHSVFPGIAFAFLLQGSLVLGGAIAGVVTAVLVATFTQNRRLKEDSVIGVFFAGAFALGILVISLVPGYSGSLQQFLFGSIVGISNSDLYISSVVGLIILFVCFLLHKEFTAVNLDRETAKILGIRVFVLDVVLYVMVTFAVVISIQTIGNVLVLALLVTPAATARLLTDKMSVMMILSPMIGIVSAFIGVYLSWSLGVPTGATIVLVATLCFLLTWVFAPKHGLIRKVFVTN, from the coding sequence ATGATTTCTTTTATAGACTTTTTACAAGACCTATGTAACCCTATACTTTCATTTCTACCAAAAGCTCTCTTAGCTGCAGTTATTGCTTCAGTTGTGTGTGGTGTTGTCGGAAACCATGTTGTTCTACGAGGAATGTCTTTTATCGGTGATGCTGTTGCACACAGCGTTTTCCCTGGTATAGCTTTTGCCTTCTTATTACAGGGTTCTTTAGTGTTAGGTGGAGCAATTGCTGGTGTGGTAACAGCCGTGCTTGTAGCTACTTTCACTCAGAATCGTCGTCTGAAAGAAGACTCTGTAATTGGAGTTTTCTTTGCTGGAGCTTTTGCTTTAGGTATATTAGTCATTTCCTTAGTCCCAGGGTACTCAGGTTCCTTGCAGCAATTCTTATTCGGCTCAATTGTTGGTATATCTAACTCAGACCTTTATATCTCTAGCGTAGTTGGACTAATAATTTTATTTGTTTGCTTCTTACTACATAAAGAGTTTACAGCTGTTAACCTAGACAGAGAAACAGCTAAAATACTAGGAATTAGAGTTTTTGTACTAGATGTTGTCTTATATGTAATGGTTACTTTCGCTGTTGTTATATCAATTCAAACTATTGGAAACGTATTAGTATTAGCGCTACTAGTAACACCAGCAGCTACTGCTAGGTTGTTGACGGATAAAATGTCAGTAATGATGATTTTATCTCCAATGATAGGTATAGTTTCAGCTTTCATAGGTGTTTATTTATCCTGGTCGCTAGGAGTTCCAACAGGAGCTACTATCGTTCTAGTAGCTACACTTTGCTTCTTATTGACTTGGGTTTTTGCACCAAAGCATGGGCTAATTAGAAAAGTTTTTGTTACTAATTAG
- a CDS encoding DEAD/DEAH box helicase, translated as MRKLRAWQQNAFDKYFKLAPKDFMAVATPGAGKTTFALSIARKLLDDRTVNAVVVVCPTQHLKYQWAEAAAKFSIHVDPDFSNNQFELGNFFQGMVVTYAQVASNPAVHKKYTDSHNTLVILDEIHHGGDSLSWGDGIGIAYEKAERRLSLTGTPFRSDNTPIPFVQYVEDTEGIKRSTSDYSYNYGDALRDGVVRPVIFMSYSGDMHWRTKTGEEMFLRLGEESTKDAQKQAWKTALDPKGNWIPDVLSAADLRLNEVRRQIPDAGGLIIASNQNAARAYAKQIREITGEKPTVVLSDDDNASDKIEHFSKGNSKWMVAVRMVSEGVDVPRLCVGVYATSACTPLFFAQAIGRFVRARKKGEIASIFLPSVTPLLVLASNMEQERDHALNVPKQDDDLLDDFLLERANTNEKASDDLLSQFEVLDSQAQFNSVLFDGSQFGLQAHVGSTEEADFLGIPGLLDPEQVSVLLKARQAEQIKAMRRESKVAEQRMENSQISSHKKRANLRKELSQLVAMWARRSNETHAVVHMKLRNKCGGPAIAQASIDEIQERIDTIRKWFVGIK; from the coding sequence ATGAGAAAATTACGTGCATGGCAACAAAATGCTTTCGATAAGTATTTCAAACTTGCTCCCAAAGATTTTATGGCTGTTGCAACTCCTGGGGCTGGAAAAACTACTTTTGCTTTAAGTATTGCTCGTAAATTATTAGATGATAGAACTGTAAATGCTGTCGTAGTTGTATGTCCTACGCAACATTTGAAATATCAATGGGCGGAAGCTGCTGCAAAATTTTCAATACACGTAGATCCTGATTTTTCTAATAACCAATTTGAGTTAGGGAACTTTTTTCAAGGGATGGTAGTAACTTATGCACAAGTTGCTTCAAATCCTGCTGTTCATAAGAAATATACTGATTCACATAATACCTTAGTTATTTTGGATGAAATTCATCATGGGGGAGATAGTCTTTCATGGGGAGATGGCATAGGTATAGCATACGAAAAAGCTGAGCGTAGGTTGTCCCTTACAGGTACGCCTTTTAGATCAGATAACACACCTATACCTTTTGTGCAGTATGTGGAGGACACAGAGGGAATAAAACGTAGTACAAGCGATTATAGCTATAATTACGGTGATGCCTTGCGGGATGGAGTAGTACGTCCAGTTATTTTTATGTCATACTCTGGGGATATGCATTGGCGCACTAAAACTGGTGAAGAGATGTTTTTGCGTCTTGGAGAAGAAAGTACTAAAGACGCTCAAAAGCAGGCGTGGAAAACAGCTTTAGACCCTAAAGGTAACTGGATACCAGATGTACTATCAGCTGCTGACTTACGATTGAATGAAGTTCGCAGACAAATTCCTGATGCTGGTGGCTTGATAATTGCTAGTAACCAAAATGCGGCTCGAGCTTATGCTAAACAGATACGTGAAATAACTGGGGAAAAACCTACTGTTGTTTTATCTGATGATGATAACGCTAGTGATAAAATTGAGCATTTTTCTAAAGGTAATTCTAAATGGATGGTTGCTGTTAGAATGGTTTCAGAGGGAGTGGACGTTCCTAGGCTCTGTGTAGGTGTTTATGCAACTTCAGCATGCACGCCATTATTTTTCGCTCAAGCAATTGGTCGATTTGTTAGAGCTAGGAAAAAAGGCGAAATTGCATCAATATTTTTACCATCAGTTACCCCTTTACTTGTTTTAGCTTCTAACATGGAACAAGAGCGAGACCATGCACTAAATGTTCCTAAACAAGACGATGATTTACTCGATGACTTTTTACTAGAAAGAGCTAATACAAACGAGAAAGCAAGTGATGATTTACTATCGCAATTTGAAGTATTAGATAGTCAAGCACAATTCAATAGCGTTCTTTTTGATGGTAGCCAGTTTGGCTTGCAAGCCCATGTTGGCTCTACTGAAGAAGCAGATTTTCTTGGAATACCAGGACTATTAGATCCAGAGCAAGTTTCTGTCTTGTTAAAAGCTAGACAAGCCGAACAAATAAAAGCTATGCGACGTGAATCTAAAGTAGCTGAGCAACGAATGGAAAACTCTCAAATTTCAAGCCATAAAAAGAGAGCAAACTTACGTAAGGAACTAAGTCAGCTAGTTGCCATGTGGGCTAGAAGATCAAATGAGACTCATGCAGTTGTACATATGAAGCTACGCAATAAATGTGGAGGCCCAGCAATAGCTCAAGCTAGCATAGATGAAATACAAGAAAGAATAGATACTATTCGCAAGTGGTTTGTAGGAATAAAATAA
- a CDS encoding YlbL family protein, translating to MSKYIKKHIKKILALLLTFLILLGLFSNYSYIIYSPGPTLDVLGKIDQSTYLVGIDGKDRKAYSGQLHLTTVSQEGGPGRYLSGLRLLSAFFDDEEEIKSLEEVYPSNVTREEIDNFNKSQMSLSQQNALVAALNQIGKPPVANINIAGVDKSSSFYGKAQKGDKILSLENSQKKVLATNSKDFYDLLAQTPKGTSIKMQVKRNNEIVTLEGKTLPASVDSVNGTKGSRLGIYLDAKYEFPEKVKFAIKDIGGPSAGLMFSLSIMNILSNEDFIGNNKIAGTGTISPNGVVGPIGGVRFKILGTKHQNIKWFLLPEYNCKEALEKPVDGVRLIPVGDLGQAKEVVTSIKSGKTDNLPKCETIVKK from the coding sequence ATGAGTAAATATATAAAGAAGCATATTAAAAAAATACTTGCTTTATTACTTACGTTTTTAATATTGTTAGGGTTGTTTTCCAACTATTCATATATTATTTACTCTCCAGGTCCTACTTTAGATGTTTTGGGTAAAATTGATCAGAGTACTTATCTAGTTGGAATTGATGGTAAGGATAGAAAAGCATACTCTGGGCAGTTACATTTAACAACGGTATCTCAAGAAGGCGGACCAGGTAGATACCTATCAGGACTTAGATTATTGTCTGCTTTTTTTGACGATGAAGAAGAAATAAAATCTTTAGAAGAAGTATATCCGAGTAACGTTACTAGAGAAGAAATAGATAATTTTAATAAAAGCCAGATGTCTTTATCACAACAAAATGCTTTAGTGGCTGCCTTAAATCAGATTGGTAAACCTCCAGTTGCTAATATAAATATTGCAGGTGTGGACAAAAGTTCTTCTTTCTATGGTAAAGCACAAAAAGGGGATAAAATACTGTCTCTTGAGAATTCACAAAAGAAAGTTTTAGCTACAAATAGCAAGGATTTCTACGATTTGTTGGCTCAAACCCCTAAAGGAACTTCCATAAAAATGCAAGTTAAACGAAATAATGAAATTGTTACTTTAGAGGGAAAAACTTTACCTGCCAGTGTGGACTCAGTAAACGGTACAAAAGGATCTAGACTCGGAATTTATCTGGATGCTAAATATGAGTTTCCAGAAAAAGTAAAGTTTGCTATTAAAGATATTGGCGGACCTTCAGCTGGTTTGATGTTCTCATTATCAATTATGAATATATTATCTAATGAAGACTTCATAGGTAACAATAAAATTGCTGGTACAGGAACTATATCTCCAAATGGTGTTGTAGGTCCTATTGGGGGAGTACGTTTCAAAATATTAGGTACTAAACATCAAAATATTAAATGGTTCTTATTACCAGAATACAACTGTAAAGAAGCTTTAGAAAAGCCTGTTGACGGAGTTAGACTCATTCCTGTTGGAGACTTAGGTCAAGCTAAAGAAGTAGTTACTTCAATTAAAAGTGGAAAGACTGACAATTTACCAAAGTGTGAAACAATAGTTAAAAAATGA
- a CDS encoding zinc-dependent metalloprotease — protein MSEENMNDEKWKKILESIFGADKADEMFSRMKNSGFDPAEIANVPLPNSPFELDFLVNQVKNMLSDSSGPINWKMAQEVALKDLKNTQPVLTQASNTVKESLRAADLWLDSVTSLPPSLANYQAWTQKEWVENTLEHWKILFDPVATNYSKAISTNLMGPESEDNEGTGYMFLSPDSSSEFSSIEDLMKNKENLMFSGSPKDVMNKMFSTLFGFKVGGAFSKIAKNVFGSNDIGLQLTTKPTTALVVENIKEFAEELNVPFELATQYLAIIECAYARLFTSVPWLVSSIENAVEKYASHIQIDLDSIRSMMEDMGPISISSMEPDSFLHFMKMESSPEQKQAQENLEFLLAITQGWVEEVTTNVLLVHLPEALPLREMLQRRRVTQGPTEYAFKQLVDIDLSPKLIREARNLWAFILKETSIEERDHYWSHPDIAPRNEDLEDVTRFFEYRQAQALQDEKIDSDLQKLLDGTLGYIDGLDPNQDSEGDQKIK, from the coding sequence ATGTCTGAAGAAAATATGAATGATGAAAAATGGAAAAAAATCTTAGAATCAATTTTCGGTGCTGATAAAGCTGATGAAATGTTTTCTCGCATGAAAAACTCAGGTTTTGATCCTGCTGAAATTGCAAACGTACCATTACCAAATTCTCCTTTTGAGCTAGATTTTTTGGTAAATCAAGTAAAAAATATGCTTTCTGATAGTAGCGGTCCTATTAACTGGAAAATGGCTCAAGAAGTAGCTCTAAAGGACTTAAAAAATACACAACCAGTTCTAACTCAAGCTTCAAATACAGTAAAAGAAAGCTTACGCGCGGCTGATTTATGGCTAGATAGTGTAACTTCTCTTCCTCCATCCCTTGCAAACTATCAAGCTTGGACCCAAAAAGAATGGGTAGAAAATACTCTAGAACATTGGAAGATTCTATTTGATCCTGTTGCTACAAACTACTCTAAAGCAATATCTACTAACCTCATGGGTCCTGAAAGTGAAGATAACGAAGGTACTGGATATATGTTCTTATCCCCTGATTCGTCATCTGAATTTTCATCGATAGAAGACTTGATGAAAAATAAAGAAAATTTGATGTTTAGTGGTTCACCTAAAGATGTAATGAATAAGATGTTTTCAACGCTATTCGGGTTCAAAGTTGGAGGAGCATTCTCAAAGATAGCTAAAAATGTATTTGGTAGTAATGATATTGGTTTACAGCTGACAACTAAACCTACAACAGCGCTAGTGGTTGAAAATATAAAAGAATTCGCTGAGGAACTCAACGTACCTTTTGAGCTAGCAACACAGTATCTAGCAATTATAGAATGTGCTTATGCGCGTTTATTTACTTCCGTGCCTTGGCTAGTGTCAAGTATAGAAAATGCTGTTGAAAAATATGCTTCACACATTCAGATTGATTTAGATAGTATTAGGTCAATGATGGAAGATATGGGACCTATATCTATTTCTTCAATGGAACCTGATTCCTTCCTACATTTTATGAAAATGGAATCAAGTCCAGAACAAAAACAAGCTCAAGAAAACCTAGAATTTTTATTAGCCATTACACAAGGTTGGGTTGAAGAAGTAACTACTAATGTCCTGCTAGTACATTTGCCTGAAGCTTTACCTTTGCGCGAAATGCTACAACGTCGAAGGGTTACTCAAGGACCTACAGAGTATGCTTTCAAACAATTGGTTGACATTGACTTATCTCCAAAGTTAATTCGAGAAGCACGCAATTTGTGGGCTTTTATACTAAAAGAAACCAGTATAGAAGAACGCGACCATTACTGGTCACATCCGGATATTGCTCCTAGAAATGAAGATTTAGAAGATGTAACTCGTTTCTTTGAGTATCGTCAAGCACAAGCTTTGCAAGATGAAAAAATAGACTCAGATTTACAAAAACTTTTAGATGGTACTCTAGGATACATTGATGGTTTAGATCCTAATCAAGACTCCGAAGGTGACCAAAAAATAAAGTAA
- a CDS encoding anchored repeat-type ABC transporter ATP-binding subunit — MSEEIEKAESKALLEVKNLYVELSGRKILENVNFQVRSGEFLALIGPNGAGKTTFLRAILGAIKPKSGQIIKPKDVKRKSVAIGYVPQIHEFAWDYPISVEDVVVSGRFGLLGYFRRPGIEDYKQSLLALKRLGMQDLAKRPVGELSGGQRQRVLVARALSVDPEILILDEPFNGLDMPTQDLLINLFSDLAKEGKAVIMTTHDLNGALNTSSRVCLLNSTILADSNDTNIMDSALWEKTFNVDASSPMLKSLGVH, encoded by the coding sequence ATGTCAGAAGAAATAGAAAAAGCGGAAAGTAAAGCTTTACTTGAAGTGAAAAACTTATATGTTGAGCTATCAGGTAGAAAAATTCTTGAGAACGTAAACTTTCAAGTAAGGTCTGGAGAATTTCTAGCGCTAATCGGGCCTAATGGTGCTGGTAAAACAACATTTCTGCGAGCAATTTTAGGAGCTATAAAACCTAAAAGCGGTCAGATTATTAAACCTAAAGATGTTAAGAGAAAAAGTGTAGCAATCGGATATGTTCCGCAGATACATGAATTTGCGTGGGATTATCCTATAAGCGTTGAAGACGTAGTTGTATCAGGAAGATTTGGGCTTTTAGGCTATTTTAGAAGACCAGGCATTGAAGACTACAAGCAATCTTTGCTAGCTCTTAAAAGGTTAGGTATGCAAGATTTAGCTAAACGACCTGTGGGAGAGTTATCAGGGGGACAACGCCAACGAGTACTAGTTGCCAGGGCTTTATCAGTTGACCCTGAAATACTGATTCTAGATGAACCTTTCAACGGTTTAGATATGCCTACACAAGATTTGCTTATAAACTTGTTCTCAGATTTAGCTAAAGAAGGTAAAGCTGTCATCATGACAACTCACGACTTAAACGGAGCTTTAAATACAAGTTCACGTGTGTGTTTACTAAACTCCACCATTCTTGCTGACTCAAACGATACAAATATTATGGATTCAGCTTTGTGGGAGAAAACGTTTAATGTTGATGCTTCATCACCTATGCTAAAGAGTTTGGGAGTGCACTAA
- a CDS encoding DUF3039 domain-containing protein — translation MFAEFEQETSGSTTVIEQTEEELDQGDGRGDRFAHYVSKKIDATVLPGSTVVALCGKVWRPKYNPKNFPICPVCKELYSKYSDFGSKPNWPFGQ, via the coding sequence ATGTTTGCTGAATTTGAACAAGAAACTTCTGGTTCTACAACTGTTATTGAACAAACTGAAGAAGAATTAGACCAAGGTGATGGTAGGGGTGACCGTTTTGCCCACTACGTTTCTAAGAAGATTGATGCAACTGTATTGCCAGGATCAACTGTAGTAGCTCTATGCGGTAAGGTATGGAGACCAAAATATAATCCTAAGAATTTTCCAATTTGCCCAGTATGTAAAGAATTATATTCAAAGTATTCAGATTTTGGTTCAAAACCAAATTGGCCTTTTGGGCAATAA